One part of the Corallococcus exiguus genome encodes these proteins:
- a CDS encoding HK97 family phage prohead protease: MPNPLTRSLQLAAVRKDATALTAVEAGSDRRVYTFRASDGDFDRYSDRLNVRGWRIDGYNANGVVLFNHDDGAQAALTGAEPPLPIGKGRVYVENDALMIDVEFDDEDDFARKVERKVAKGILNAVSVRYLMLPGQYRANDRGGFDCDAQELLEVSVVTIPGNARALRAKSLDGEGEDLVERIAKRVVELLEERESDENDKPDASDEQGEKPNTGDEPAAPNESKPDTGEPPSADAPKADDEDDKAKSLDAAQAAKVFVEAFKGYIRGSDKE; this comes from the coding sequence ATGCCGAACCCGCTCACACGCTCTCTTCAGCTCGCCGCCGTTCGGAAGGATGCGACCGCGCTGACCGCCGTCGAGGCCGGTAGCGATCGGCGCGTCTACACGTTCCGGGCGAGCGACGGCGACTTCGATCGCTACTCCGACCGGCTGAACGTCAGGGGTTGGAGGATCGACGGGTACAACGCGAACGGCGTCGTTCTCTTCAATCACGACGACGGCGCGCAGGCTGCACTCACGGGAGCTGAGCCGCCGCTTCCCATCGGCAAGGGGCGCGTCTACGTCGAGAACGACGCGCTGATGATCGACGTCGAATTCGACGACGAGGACGACTTCGCGCGCAAGGTCGAGCGCAAGGTCGCGAAGGGCATCCTCAACGCTGTCTCAGTCCGTTACCTGATGCTTCCGGGCCAGTACCGCGCGAACGATCGCGGCGGCTTCGATTGCGACGCTCAAGAGCTGCTCGAAGTCTCGGTCGTGACGATCCCGGGGAACGCTCGCGCTTTGCGCGCGAAGTCGCTCGACGGTGAAGGTGAAGACCTCGTCGAGCGTATCGCGAAGCGTGTCGTCGAGCTGCTCGAAGAGCGAGAGAGCGACGAGAACGACAAGCCTGACGCGAGCGACGAGCAGGGCGAAAAGCCAAACACTGGCGACGAGCCCGCCGCCCCGAACGAGAGCAAGCCCGATACGGGCGAGCCGCCGTCTGCCGATGCGCCAAAGGCAGACGACGAGGACGACAAGGCGAAGAGTCTCGACGCCGCCCAAGCCGCGAAGGTCTTCGTCGAGGCGTTCAAGGGCTACATCCGAGGGAGTGACAAGGAATGA
- a CDS encoding phage portal protein, protein GRVMITSGKTTFARLDTPFRDMQLVDLRKFLMDFVRMVYRVPPEIVGDVTSSNKATSFAAREHLAEQATKPRAEVFLAAIQKHLAPRFDDDVILSYDSPVPADREHRLRVMGTLPSAFSFDEWRTEAGFKPHPERQGFAELLPGQKPNEPQDTPTPAAGSSAEANAEAISGD, encoded by the coding sequence GGCCGGGTGATGATCACGAGCGGCAAGACGACGTTTGCCCGGCTCGACACGCCCTTTCGCGACATGCAGCTCGTCGATTTGCGGAAGTTCCTGATGGACTTCGTCCGGATGGTCTACCGCGTGCCACCCGAGATCGTCGGCGACGTGACGAGCAGTAACAAGGCGACGAGCTTCGCGGCACGCGAGCACCTGGCAGAGCAGGCGACGAAGCCGCGCGCCGAGGTCTTTCTCGCCGCGATCCAGAAGCACCTTGCACCCCGCTTCGACGACGACGTGATCCTTTCCTACGACTCGCCCGTTCCCGCCGACCGGGAGCACCGGCTGCGTGTGATGGGCACGCTTCCGAGCGCGTTCAGCTTCGACGAGTGGCGCACCGAAGCCGGGTTCAAGCCTCACCCCGAGCGTCAGGGCTTCGCCGAGCTGTTGCCTGGACAGAAGCCAAACGAGCCGCAGGACACGCCGACGCCGGCTGCGGGCAGCTCGGCCGAAGCGAACGCCGAAGCCATCAGCGGCGACTGA